The sequence TTGGCAAGACCTATAATGCCCGCTACATTGTGCGTACCGGCCCTGCGGTTATTCTCCTGGCTACCGCCATGGGCAGTCGGAACCATCCGGGTACCCCTTCTTACATATAGAACTCCAACCCCTTTAGGGCCGTATAGCTTGTGCGCAGAGACAGATAACAGATCAACTCCAAGCTCGTTTACGTTCACCGGAATATGTCCGAACGTTTGAACCGCATCGGTATGCAGATAAACCCCTTTCTCTCGGGTAATTTTACTGATCTCCTCTAAAGGCTCAATTGTTCCTACCTCGTTGTTCGCATGCATAACCGAAACCAGAACGGTCTTATCTGTTATCGCCCGTTCGACATCGGCTGGGTCCACCATACCGTGCTCATCAACCGGAAGCAGAGTTACCTCGTAGCCACGCTTCTGCAAGAAATGGCAGGGTTCAAGTACCGCATGGTGCTCAACCGGCGTAGTGATTATATGGTTACCTTTTTTCTCATTTGCAAAAGCGATCCCTTTGATAGCCATGTTGTCAGATTCGGTCCCGCCGCTCGTAAAGATAATCTCCCTAGGATCGGCTCCCATAAAGGCCGCGATTCTATCCCTGGCATCTTCAATTGCTCCTCTTGCACTCCTGCCTAGAGTGTAAAGAGAAGAAGGGTTGCCAAACTCTTTAGTAAAGTATGGCATCATCGCCTCTACTACTTCCGGACGCATCGGCGTTGTCGCCGCATAATCAAGATAAATAAACCTCTCCAACCTCTTGCTCTCCTTTCAAAACCGCCTTATCCATTCACTAAAGATACTGCGGATAGATACTGTGCGCTAAAATCATTATGTTACCCTCTACAGCCGGCCAGCAGCGACGACCGATTTGTAACTTCGCAACCCCGAGACAATCAAGACCGTTAGCCAAAATCTAAACTCCCTCTTCTTGAACTGCTTCCATATCAACTTCGCAGGTCTCTGCTTCTCCCTTATCTAGTTCCCCTTCGATAAGTTTAAGCGAGGGAATAGCTTCCTGTTTCTTTGTTAGCTCCTCTATCTTTTGCTCAAGCTCTCTAATCTTATCCCCTAAACACTTGATAGCCTGCGCCTCTGGGTCTGGAAGGTGGCCGTGCTCGAGCTCCTCTTCAGCAGTTAAGCGCCTGCCATGGGAGATCACCACTCTACCCGGGATGCCAACAACCGTCGTGTTTGCCGGAACAGAGCGTACCACTACAGAACCGGCACCGATTTTAACATTATCACCGATAGTTATCGCACCGAGAACTTTAGCACCCGCACCGACGACCACATGGTTTCCTAAAGTTGGATGGCGCTTACCCTTCTCTTTGCCGGTCCCTCCAAGAGTTGCGCCCTGGTAAAGCAAAACATCGTCACCTATCTCGGTCGTCTCACCTATTACAACCCCCATGCCATGATCTATAAAGAAACGCCTCCCTATTTTTGCCCCCGGATGGATCTCGATGCCTGTTACCGCCCGGCTGAACTGTGAAATAATTCGGGGGATAAGCGGTACATGTTTTTTATACAGGTAATGTGCAAGCCGATGCATCATAATCGCGTGGAATCCGGGGTAGCAGAGAAGGACCTCGATTACGCTTTTAGCCGCCGGGTCTTTTTCAAATATTGTCCTGATCTCTTCCCTTATTGTCCTAAACATTAAAACACCTTCTTGGCCATCAGCCGGTAGCTTTTCTATTCCTTTTTATTTGAGCTGACTGCTGATTGCTTTATTAAAGGTCTGCAAAAACCGGGTTGCTTAAGTACCTCTCGCCAGTATCGGGCAGAATAACTACGATAAGCTTACCAGCATTTTCCGGCCTCTTAGCTACCTGAACTGCTGCATACGCTGCAGCACCGCTTGATATTCCAGCAAGTATACCCTCTTCCCTGGCAAGTCTCCTGGTAAACCAGATAGCATTTTCGTTGGTTACCTGGAAGACCTCATTAATCATATCGGTATTCAATACCTTAGGGATGAATCCGGCTCCGATACCCTGAATCTTATGTACGCCCGGGCTTCCACCCGATAAAACCGGTGAATCAGCCGGCTCCACCGCAACTGTATAAAGCTCTGGTTTTCTTTCCTTGATAACCTCAGATACTCCAGTCAGCGTCCCGCCGGTGCCAACACCGGCAACGAATATATCTATATTCCCATCGGTGTCCTCCCAAATCTCCTCAGCAGTTGTTTTTCTATGGATTTCCGGATTAGCCGGATTTTCAAACTGGTGCGGCATATAATAGTCTGGGTTTTCCTGCTGTATTTCCTGTGCCTTTCGGATTGCACCACTCATACCTTCAGCTCCAGAGGTCAAGACCAGTTCTGCACCATACGCTTTTAGGAGATTTCTTCTCTCAATACTCATGGTCTCTGGCATAGTAAGGATCACCTTATATCCCCTGGCAGCAGCTACAAATGCAAGAGCAATTCCGGTATTGCCACTAGTTGGCTCAATAATGGTTGAACCAGGCGCCTGATCACCATCGGTAGCAATGCTAGCTGGCATAACCAGAGTTTTGCCGGGTTTAATTTTTC comes from Bacillota bacterium and encodes:
- the nifS gene encoding cysteine desulfurase NifS, translating into MERFIYLDYAATTPMRPEVVEAMMPYFTKEFGNPSSLYTLGRSARGAIEDARDRIAAFMGADPREIIFTSGGTESDNMAIKGIAFANEKKGNHIITTPVEHHAVLEPCHFLQKRGYEVTLLPVDEHGMVDPADVERAITDKTVLVSVMHANNEVGTIEPLEEISKITREKGVYLHTDAVQTFGHIPVNVNELGVDLLSVSAHKLYGPKGVGVLYVRRGTRMVPTAHGGSQENNRRAGTHNVAGIIGLAKAVEIAEKEMDSEAKRLAELRDYLLHGIIEKVPNVRPTGHPTKRLPNNASACLIGAEGEAILLSLDMEGISCSSGSACTSGTLDPSHVLLAMGIPAEVAHSSVRFTLGDKTTKEDIDYLLEILPPIVERLRAMSPLDAAWKGK
- the cysK gene encoding cysteine synthase A; amino-acid sequence: MASIYEDITKTIGRTPLVRLNRVTDGAQATVVAKVESFNPAGSVKDRIGVSMLDMAEKEGKIKPGKTLVMPASIATDGDQAPGSTIIEPTSGNTGIALAFVAAARGYKVILTMPETMSIERRNLLKAYGAELVLTSGAEGMSGAIRKAQEIQQENPDYYMPHQFENPANPEIHRKTTAEEIWEDTDGNIDIFVAGVGTGGTLTGVSEVIKERKPELYTVAVEPADSPVLSGGSPGVHKIQGIGAGFIPKVLNTDMINEVFQVTNENAIWFTRRLAREEGILAGISSGAAAYAAVQVAKRPENAGKLIVVILPDTGERYLSNPVFADL
- the cysE gene encoding serine O-acetyltransferase; protein product: MFRTIREEIRTIFEKDPAAKSVIEVLLCYPGFHAIMMHRLAHYLYKKHVPLIPRIISQFSRAVTGIEIHPGAKIGRRFFIDHGMGVVIGETTEIGDDVLLYQGATLGGTGKEKGKRHPTLGNHVVVGAGAKVLGAITIGDNVKIGAGSVVVRSVPANTTVVGIPGRVVISHGRRLTAEEELEHGHLPDPEAQAIKCLGDKIRELEQKIEELTKKQEAIPSLKLIEGELDKGEAETCEVDMEAVQEEGV